Proteins encoded within one genomic window of Thermococcus sp. 21S7:
- a CDS encoding NEW3 domain-containing protein → MRKLLGVFLSLVFLSSLVAAQPYVTVFQGRISTGQTVRVDGYTVTLTQAANGSPYLVVKRGDTVLDIAPFTFGTEVKRDDLRIFIGSYTERGGFIVVSVKPDFITSLKPEVGAKAVFGGNVVLVTGVGDETIDVSVNGVSRTLEVNGSAVVDLIAVEYDGKRIKVYAAEPASETVSMEYSVFCPYGRIRASGPVDVPITITSALNSELRLSLKVTSMPEGWRANFLYGGVEVEEITLPPKGSETVSLHVEPAGSGTIRFSIGDFQGSVRIEAAAVDVSVPYLSLDAEAGQKLAVPVTFTGSGAVDFRPKDVPAGWTMYLTDGRYRLRSFTVSGTFGATLLIEIPRNATLGDHRLSFMVNGREHGLTVHVYKTYLGQPAKLTVILTDEGGNPVKGWVSVGGKNVTTSAVGSMTVELPAGEYRLAAGAPGAVPKEERVKLGDGEEKTLKVTLMRAPYYFEAEAQHDVLTLQAGGSASTEVEITNLGSNEDEYRIRVEGLENRWSYVVSQDANGAVPVGILKAEPGKRVSAYVVVVAPFNAASGEINARILIEGKETRVEIPLTVRVENPASLSLNPDYPTLSVRAGGSTATSIWVDATGTVTNVKFSTQAPNGWDVEVVPDNIPRMGEIPQGGNVWISHGQSVELRIKVPKSAPAGTYTVTVKAAGDQAKAETVITVRVTQGSSSAYIGIVLLVVVFGIVIWLMRRVGRR, encoded by the coding sequence ATGAGAAAACTTCTGGGGGTTTTTCTTTCGCTGGTTTTTCTGTCTTCACTCGTTGCGGCTCAGCCCTACGTGACAGTGTTTCAGGGGAGGATTTCAACCGGGCAGACCGTTAGAGTCGACGGATACACCGTAACCCTGACCCAGGCGGCCAATGGGAGCCCCTACCTTGTGGTGAAGAGGGGAGATACGGTACTGGACATAGCACCCTTTACCTTTGGAACTGAGGTTAAGAGGGATGATCTCCGGATATTCATCGGGAGCTACACTGAAAGGGGCGGTTTTATCGTGGTTTCTGTGAAGCCCGATTTCATTACGTCTCTAAAGCCCGAAGTCGGAGCCAAGGCTGTTTTCGGCGGGAATGTTGTCCTCGTTACAGGGGTGGGCGACGAGACCATTGACGTCTCGGTGAACGGTGTTTCAAGAACCCTGGAGGTTAACGGAAGTGCCGTCGTTGATCTGATAGCCGTGGAGTACGACGGGAAGAGGATAAAGGTGTATGCCGCGGAACCCGCCTCGGAGACGGTCAGCATGGAGTACTCGGTGTTCTGCCCCTACGGAAGGATAAGGGCCTCCGGACCCGTTGACGTGCCGATAACGATAACCAGCGCCTTGAATTCGGAGCTCCGCTTGAGCCTCAAAGTTACGTCCATGCCGGAAGGGTGGAGGGCGAACTTTCTGTACGGGGGGGTTGAGGTCGAGGAGATAACTCTTCCTCCAAAGGGCTCGGAAACGGTCAGCCTTCACGTTGAGCCTGCGGGCAGTGGAACCATCAGATTCTCCATAGGGGATTTCCAGGGGAGCGTTCGGATAGAAGCCGCCGCCGTTGATGTCTCGGTTCCGTACCTAAGCTTGGACGCAGAGGCGGGGCAGAAACTTGCGGTTCCCGTAACATTCACGGGAAGCGGCGCCGTGGACTTCCGGCCAAAGGACGTCCCCGCAGGATGGACGATGTACCTGACGGACGGGCGGTACAGGCTCAGGAGCTTTACAGTTTCGGGAACCTTCGGCGCCACCCTGCTCATCGAGATACCCAGGAACGCTACCCTCGGCGACCACCGGTTGAGCTTCATGGTCAACGGGCGGGAGCACGGGCTAACGGTTCATGTATACAAAACCTACCTCGGCCAGCCGGCGAAGCTGACGGTAATCCTGACCGATGAGGGTGGAAACCCCGTGAAGGGATGGGTAAGCGTCGGTGGAAAGAACGTTACAACGTCGGCGGTGGGCAGCATGACGGTTGAACTCCCGGCGGGTGAGTACAGGCTTGCCGCCGGTGCCCCGGGAGCCGTTCCAAAGGAGGAAAGGGTGAAACTGGGGGACGGCGAGGAGAAGACCCTCAAGGTAACCCTCATGAGGGCGCCGTACTACTTTGAGGCAGAGGCCCAGCACGATGTCCTCACCCTCCAGGCCGGGGGGAGCGCCAGCACCGAGGTGGAGATAACAAACCTCGGCTCCAACGAGGATGAGTACAGGATAAGGGTCGAGGGCCTTGAGAATCGGTGGAGCTACGTCGTCAGTCAGGATGCTAACGGTGCGGTTCCGGTTGGAATCCTGAAGGCTGAACCCGGAAAACGGGTGAGCGCTTACGTCGTGGTCGTAGCGCCGTTCAATGCAGCATCGGGTGAGATAAACGCCAGGATCCTCATCGAGGGGAAAGAGACGCGGGTTGAAATCCCGCTGACGGTAAGGGTGGAGAACCCCGCCAGCCTCTCCCTCAACCCGGACTATCCTACACTGAGCGTTAGGGCTGGAGGCTCAACGGCCACCTCGATATGGGTCGACGCCACTGGAACCGTCACGAACGTTAAGTTCTCGACCCAGGCACCGAACGGCTGGGACGTTGAGGTCGTTCCTGACAACATCCCGCGGATGGGGGAGATTCCCCAGGGCGGCAACGTCTGGATAAGCCACGGCCAAAGCGTTGAGCTTAGGATAAAGGTTCCAAAGTCCGCTCCCGCGGGAACCTACACCGTAACCGTGAAGGCCGCCGGCGACCAGGCAAAGGCCGAAACAGTGATAACGGTCAGGGTCACGCAGGGCTCAAGCAGCGCTTACATCGGCATCGTTTTGCTGGTAGTCGTCTTTGGAATCGTGATATGGCTGATGAGGAGGGTCGGCAGGAGATGA
- a CDS encoding ABC transporter ATP-binding protein: protein MYSIEIENLVKRYGNFKAVDDLNLKVRGREVFGFLGPNGAGKTTTILSMLGIVIPDQGTVKLLGCDVFKEPITVKERIGFLPENATVYGELTAWKNLEFFANFYRMSNAEREKRITELLKMVGLWEVRYRKAKTFSKGMKQRLLIAQTLVNDPELLILDEPTSGLDPEGAHLVKRIIREAKAEGRTVFFSSHVLSEVEELSDRVGIIVKGKLKAVGTLEEIKRQFMELEGYEIKVETKEPLPEIEHPEVTRVEVIQPNRAIIFARTDIREDLSRYLSEKGLTILRLDVEEPSLEDVFLRTIYGRDGE, encoded by the coding sequence ATGTACTCCATAGAGATTGAGAACCTCGTCAAGAGGTACGGCAACTTTAAAGCCGTCGACGATTTAAACCTGAAAGTGCGTGGGAGGGAAGTCTTCGGCTTTCTCGGCCCCAACGGCGCCGGGAAGACCACAACGATACTCAGCATGCTGGGCATAGTAATACCTGATCAAGGCACCGTAAAGCTCTTGGGATGCGATGTTTTTAAAGAACCCATAACCGTTAAAGAGAGGATTGGTTTTCTCCCCGAGAACGCCACAGTGTACGGCGAGCTCACCGCGTGGAAAAACCTTGAGTTCTTCGCCAACTTCTACAGGATGTCAAACGCGGAGCGGGAGAAGCGGATAACGGAACTTCTGAAGATGGTAGGTCTCTGGGAGGTCCGCTACCGGAAGGCGAAGACGTTCTCCAAGGGTATGAAGCAGAGGCTTCTGATAGCCCAGACCCTCGTAAACGACCCCGAACTTCTAATCCTCGACGAGCCGACGAGCGGTCTCGATCCTGAGGGAGCCCACCTCGTCAAAAGGATCATCAGGGAGGCGAAGGCCGAGGGCAGGACCGTCTTCTTCTCTTCCCATGTGCTCAGCGAGGTCGAGGAGCTCAGTGACAGGGTCGGGATAATCGTGAAAGGGAAGCTGAAGGCTGTCGGAACCCTTGAAGAGATAAAGAGGCAGTTCATGGAGCTTGAGGGCTACGAGATAAAGGTTGAAACCAAGGAGCCCCTTCCTGAGATAGAGCATCCCGAGGTAACGAGGGTTGAGGTGATTCAACCTAACAGGGCGATAATATTCGCTAGAACCGACATAAGGGAAGACCTCTCCAGGTACCTCTCCGAAAAAGGCCTCACAATCCTGAGGCTCGATGTTGAAGAACCCAGCCTGGAGGACGTTTTCCTCCGAACCATTTACGGGAGGGATGGGGAATGA
- a CDS encoding ABC transporter permease has translation MGRAVMNIAMKDFEIGIKTKKFHITMALFIVLSLVMVYNSKRLGMNGELYRTPFQMLFLTGFSNAFNYSIALLGVLLGGTTIAEEIENGTLKLVISRPVYRDEILFGKLVGSLLILGTALSLFYVLTVAFALIFGISVAKEDLIKFLATLPFSMLYGLVFLSLGLLVSTFIRKSRNALVMSIFLFVFFGFLLSIIAGVVAFALAGLPPVPNIPENAANLTEDQLQEMLLKDPAYQAWLTKLTITAERILYISPNYHYQEIIRMIFGGKPKISEIISALAYEGSIVEERPIAESLGLVWGNIVMLSVMSLLSLVVAYAKFIRVDLG, from the coding sequence ATGGGAAGGGCGGTCATGAACATAGCGATGAAGGATTTCGAGATAGGAATTAAAACAAAAAAATTCCACATAACAATGGCGCTTTTCATCGTACTCTCACTGGTGATGGTTTACAACTCAAAAAGACTCGGGATGAATGGAGAGTTATACCGGACGCCCTTTCAGATGCTTTTCCTCACAGGTTTCTCCAATGCGTTCAACTACTCAATAGCCCTGCTTGGAGTTCTTCTTGGAGGAACCACAATAGCGGAGGAGATAGAAAATGGAACTTTAAAGCTTGTGATCTCAAGACCCGTGTACCGGGATGAGATACTCTTCGGCAAACTCGTGGGCAGTCTGTTGATACTGGGTACTGCATTATCATTGTTTTACGTTTTAACGGTGGCTTTTGCACTAATTTTTGGGATTTCCGTGGCCAAGGAGGATCTGATAAAGTTTTTGGCGACTCTGCCCTTCAGTATGCTCTATGGACTGGTCTTCCTGAGCCTGGGACTCTTGGTCTCAACCTTTATCAGAAAATCACGGAATGCATTAGTCATGTCGATTTTCCTCTTTGTCTTCTTTGGCTTTCTGCTCTCAATAATCGCCGGAGTCGTGGCATTTGCACTGGCTGGCTTGCCTCCAGTCCCCAATATCCCGGAGAATGCTGCAAATCTAACTGAAGATCAACTTCAGGAGATGCTACTTAAAGACCCAGCATATCAGGCATGGCTGACCAAGCTGACAATAACGGCGGAGAGAATCCTTTATATCTCTCCAAACTATCATTATCAGGAGATAATCAGGATGATCTTCGGGGGAAAACCAAAAATAAGCGAAATAATATCCGCTCTTGCTTATGAGGGCAGCATCGTCGAGGAGAGGCCTATTGCAGAGAGCCTCGGCCTCGTGTGGGGGAACATAGTTATGCTATCTGTCATGTCCCTCCTGTCCCTTGTTGTGGCGTACGCGAAGTTCATAAGGGTTGATTTGGGGTGA
- a CDS encoding stage II sporulation protein M, with protein sequence MVNLKSAFSFCLSTLMFTTGIVLGFFSALRHDYSAYFGFDPFDNSNPGFLFFFKHNIKVALMLWSGAITFGATTLLNLTFNGMILGSAVKTTTEQIGLIKTLLLLLPHGVLEIPGMIIAEPLVLKSLTHC encoded by the coding sequence ATGGTGAATCTTAAGTCTGCTTTTTCCTTTTGTCTGTCCACCCTTATGTTTACAACTGGTATCGTTCTTGGCTTTTTCTCAGCGCTCAGGCATGACTATTCCGCTTATTTTGGTTTTGATCCTTTTGATAATTCCAATCCGGGCTTTTTGTTCTTCTTCAAACACAACATTAAAGTTGCCCTCATGCTCTGGAGTGGAGCAATAACATTCGGAGCCACAACACTCTTGAACTTAACATTCAACGGTATGATTTTAGGTTCAGCCGTTAAAACTACTACAGAGCAGATAGGTTTAATAAAAACTCTACTCCTGCTTCTCCCTCATGGTGTTCTTGAGATCCCCGGAATGATAATAGCTGAGCCGCTGGTTTTAAAATCCCTTACGCACTGTTGA
- a CDS encoding stage II sporulation protein M encodes MRHTMILSFLLFTMGFVLGVSLSSHYSTTDYANPESILGLLDQEFNMNRVTFANIFVNNLKVVLLLSFGGALTFGGLTLLNLVANGVNLGTLFYDFLIIRDIKTFLILLLPHGIFEIPAIVVAGAAGFKIPYELLRFVLGRKGEIISEEDAKEFFKLVAISVIMILIAALIESTVTLKIAEGLG; translated from the coding sequence ATGAGGCACACTATGATTCTTTCATTTTTGTTGTTTACCATGGGGTTTGTTCTTGGAGTTTCTCTGTCATCCCATTACAGTACCACAGACTACGCAAATCCCGAATCAATTTTGGGGCTTTTAGACCAAGAATTCAATATGAACCGTGTTACGTTTGCCAATATCTTCGTTAACAATCTTAAAGTTGTCCTATTGCTTTCTTTTGGCGGTGCTCTGACTTTCGGTGGATTAACCCTCTTGAATTTAGTCGCCAATGGGGTGAATCTGGGAACACTATTTTACGATTTCCTTATCATCAGAGACATCAAAACATTCCTCATTTTGCTGCTCCCCCATGGTATTTTTGAAATACCTGCCATCGTCGTTGCAGGAGCGGCAGGCTTTAAGATTCCCTATGAACTGTTGAGGTTTGTCTTGGGCCGGAAGGGAGAGATTATCAGCGAAGAAGACGCCAAAGAGTTCTTTAAACTCGTCGCGATTTCAGTGATCATGATTCTCATCGCCGCCCTAATCGAGAGCACTGTAACGCTTAAAATCGCCGAAGGTTTGGGCTGA
- the moaC gene encoding cyclic pyranopterin monophosphate synthase MoaC — protein sequence MELTHVDEKGVKMVEVGHKGEVFRRAVAKGRIRLRSETIELIKAGKTKKGNVIAAAQIAGILAVKKTPELIPLCHPIPLTGVDITFEFGEDYIEATCEVRAHYKTGVEMEALTGVTVALLTIWDMVKAVEKDEKGQYPFTRIEDVHVVEKVKAHSRQ from the coding sequence ATGGAGCTAACACACGTGGATGAAAAGGGTGTTAAGATGGTGGAAGTCGGACACAAGGGGGAGGTATTCAGGAGGGCCGTGGCAAAGGGGCGCATCAGGCTCAGGTCGGAGACGATAGAACTGATAAAGGCGGGCAAGACAAAGAAGGGCAACGTCATCGCGGCGGCACAGATAGCGGGTATTCTGGCGGTGAAAAAGACGCCGGAGCTGATTCCCCTCTGTCACCCGATACCGCTGACGGGAGTTGATATAACATTCGAGTTTGGGGAGGACTACATAGAGGCCACCTGCGAGGTTCGCGCCCATTACAAGACCGGCGTCGAAATGGAGGCCTTAACCGGCGTCACCGTCGCCCTGCTGACGATATGGGACATGGTCAAGGCCGTGGAGAAGGACGAGAAGGGCCAGTATCCTTTCACCAGGATTGAAGACGTCCACGTCGTGGAGAAGGTGAAGGCTCACTCCCGGCAGTAG
- a CDS encoding adenylate kinase: MNILLFGPPGSGKSTHARRIVERYGLNYISSGDIIREEIRRKSTIGIEMEGYLSRGELIPDTIVNTLIISKLRRQRENFILDGYPRTPEQVITLENYLYDHGIKLDLAMEIFIDLETSVERISGRRICPNCGTVYHIKFNPPKRGERCDVCGALLIQRKDDMPDIVERRYNIYMKNMEPIIKFYRGKGIYVRVDGSGFIEEVWKRIQPLLDYIRSRESPFQGVP; encoded by the coding sequence GTGAACATACTCCTGTTTGGACCCCCCGGAAGCGGAAAGAGCACCCACGCCAGAAGGATAGTCGAACGCTACGGTCTGAACTATATCTCCTCAGGCGATATAATCAGGGAGGAAATAAGAAGAAAAAGCACGATCGGCATTGAGATGGAGGGGTACCTATCAAGAGGTGAGCTGATTCCCGACACCATCGTTAACACTCTGATAATCTCAAAGCTCAGGAGACAGAGAGAAAACTTCATTCTGGACGGGTATCCACGAACCCCCGAACAGGTGATAACCTTGGAGAACTACCTGTACGACCACGGCATTAAACTCGACCTCGCAATGGAGATATTCATCGACCTCGAAACCAGCGTCGAAAGAATCTCTGGAAGGAGAATATGTCCCAACTGCGGTACGGTCTATCACATCAAATTCAATCCCCCCAAGCGGGGAGAGAGGTGCGATGTCTGCGGTGCTCTTCTAATTCAAAGAAAAGACGACATGCCGGACATTGTCGAGCGCAGATACAACATCTACATGAAGAACATGGAACCGATAATAAAGTTCTACAGGGGAAAGGGAATATACGTGAGAGTGGACGGAAGTGGCTTCATAGAGGAAGTGTGGAAGAGAATACAGCCGCTCCTGGATTACATCAGGAGCCGGGAGAGTCCTTTCCAAGGAGTTCCATGA
- a CDS encoding ubiquitin-like small modifier protein 1 encodes MRIKFYATFRELVGRKEVEVHGVKTVRELIEYLSEHYSPEIRKQLLETGRVDEGKPVDGMILVNGHNVLHLNGLDTELREDDEVHIFPPAGGG; translated from the coding sequence ATGAGGATCAAATTCTACGCCACGTTTAGAGAGCTGGTCGGAAGGAAGGAGGTGGAGGTTCACGGTGTAAAAACCGTGCGCGAGCTCATTGAGTATCTCTCGGAACACTACAGCCCGGAGATTAGAAAGCAACTCCTTGAAACGGGGCGCGTTGACGAGGGAAAGCCCGTTGACGGCATGATACTGGTCAACGGCCACAACGTTCTCCACCTGAACGGGCTGGACACGGAGCTCCGAGAGGACGACGAAGTGCACATATTCCCACCCGCGGGGGGAGGATGA
- a CDS encoding MTH1187 family thiamine-binding protein, producing MAVAELCLFPLGTETPSVGRYLEPVLEVIRASGLKYKLCPMGTVVEGSVEEILDLVKACHEAIFRAGAERVVISLRIDDRTDKPLTIEGKMRV from the coding sequence ATGGCGGTTGCAGAGCTGTGCCTGTTCCCACTGGGGACGGAAACGCCGAGCGTGGGGAGGTACCTGGAGCCCGTGCTGGAGGTCATCAGGGCGAGCGGCCTCAAGTACAAGCTCTGCCCGATGGGTACGGTCGTTGAGGGCTCGGTGGAGGAAATCCTCGACCTTGTGAAGGCCTGTCACGAGGCCATATTCAGAGCAGGAGCCGAGAGGGTCGTTATAAGTCTGAGGATAGACGACAGAACCGACAAGCCCCTGACGATAGAGGGCAAGATGAGGGTTTGA
- a CDS encoding methyltransferase domain-containing protein: MAEYFDRIACRYDEWYRTKTGSYVDRIEKWLVFSMLRSKSGRALDLGCGTGDYTLELKRRGFDVIGLDASEGMLKVARKKGVECIKGDAYSLPFPDGSFDLVLSVTMFEFIHEPERVVAEINRVLKPGGEVLIATMNGRSAWFLFKRLKSLFVETAYRYARFYTPAELESLLRNAGFVDVESAGVIYFPSFWPFLGLAEGLDRKFHRHCRSLAAFIAVRGVKP, encoded by the coding sequence ATGGCCGAGTACTTCGACAGGATAGCCTGCAGGTACGACGAGTGGTACAGAACGAAGACGGGTAGCTACGTTGACAGAATCGAGAAGTGGCTCGTCTTCTCAATGCTGCGGTCAAAGTCTGGAAGGGCGCTCGACCTGGGCTGTGGAACGGGCGACTACACCCTTGAGCTGAAGAGGAGAGGCTTCGACGTGATTGGACTGGACGCCAGCGAGGGCATGCTCAAAGTGGCACGGAAGAAGGGCGTGGAATGTATAAAAGGGGACGCCTACAGCCTGCCGTTTCCGGACGGGAGCTTTGATCTGGTTTTGAGCGTCACGATGTTCGAGTTCATCCACGAGCCTGAGAGGGTAGTGGCCGAGATAAACCGCGTCCTGAAACCGGGCGGCGAGGTTCTCATAGCCACTATGAACGGACGGAGCGCGTGGTTCCTCTTCAAAAGGCTGAAGAGCCTGTTCGTGGAGACCGCTTACAGATACGCCCGCTTTTACACTCCCGCCGAGCTTGAGAGCCTGCTCAGGAACGCGGGATTCGTTGACGTGGAGAGCGCCGGGGTGATATACTTCCCGTCCTTCTGGCCCTTCCTCGGTCTGGCCGAGGGGCTTGACCGGAAGTTCCACAGGCACTGCAGGAGCCTGGCCGCCTTCATAGCCGTCCGGGGAGTGAAGCCTTGA
- a CDS encoding ParB/RepB/Spo0J family partition protein, translating to MKRIRLITREEAWKRAGRIKREYEAIYGIEFELESAFIPLDDIVPTQAALSEVKLLVVLQEIKHGYDAPVIAVPYGNKYYLIDGHHRAFALKKLGFESVEAILIRPRERLVPGVIKTAEKEGLKRLENLKIVRD from the coding sequence TTGAAGAGGATAAGGCTGATAACCCGGGAGGAGGCGTGGAAGCGGGCCGGGAGGATAAAACGGGAGTACGAGGCCATATACGGCATTGAATTTGAACTTGAGTCGGCGTTTATCCCCCTGGATGACATCGTACCGACCCAGGCTGCACTGAGCGAGGTTAAGCTCCTTGTGGTTCTCCAGGAGATAAAGCACGGCTACGACGCGCCGGTCATAGCCGTACCCTACGGAAATAAGTACTACCTCATAGACGGCCACCACAGGGCATTTGCTCTGAAAAAACTTGGCTTTGAGAGCGTTGAGGCGATTCTAATCCGGCCCAGGGAGAGGCTCGTGCCGGGCGTCATCAAAACGGCAGAAAAAGAGGGATTAAAAAGGCTTGAAAATCTGAAAATAGTGAGGGATTAA
- a CDS encoding peptide transporter, producing MVKTKVKEKRKKKGEKTSLPEYYQKFKAYGLPLIVLILAYVGFRIRNVTSNYKTFLDPDTFFHYEMYKIAIHEWIPKYFAYAEPPTGIKTGGYLGLYTIQAMFYKIVSVFGYDQLGAFKLWPPFVGAMTIIGVYLLGRKLHSNWAGLWAAAFMMFSYANFSKTYSGNNRGEGPFMMFFLYAVFILMVYLDEREWNLKKILSGVLFLLLSVLYMAAWTGSQFGLGIMLLFAGVTTVVFFIFGMMDALKRFVRDFYPIYGLSLLIGLAFSRTGLIGIRSFIIFSIEGLVALGVLAGIMLYGERAGLNYSDKKHRFGTVAVIAVLGVLAFYGYFGRDLLKFLGGATQSNPLYQTVAELAKTDWNTIKAYYSIKTNDAIIFILSIVGFIIVAARFVRKLAKNDLTGHKEIFLVAYYAGSLYLLLLAVRFMFQASGAILLLAGVAIGEAFLFVENMKESVTTKALYAVLLVLLFLPLPLIGAQHMEDIAKNTARAKGSVPADWMDTLKWLGENSNPLDSATSWWDYGYWIESSLLSHRRSATDGGHAYDRRYIVADFFSHYGGESEQDFEAWELNYLIVWQQDIYKFNAISYLGGAITYGEYRKNPMFQVIPAQYIQYANESGKTVVYINTGKYAYQPVFTIDLARGMIVRGKGDIPYVLYVFQGYGILAYQKIAFSNFVRLAFQIPFSFETDGAQKLFANFKLVHNKGGVSTYEFRPFAVYRIERFNNGTWAPVYSTLGGGKLPLGDQKLRLWISAFGRDVKNATLIFEAYNGSVLVKREILAEGINMNHLNETPLDVNLTVPNATRYRFVLVQDGPVGVLNGPVYVNGNDVNPIYVLGEGRNGELKLTAAFREERTVDLYLRASIVYYVAPNGKDIYQEKFYLDPHQDIITYVPVKSGIHVAAGDNEITAQASMPEGVFEGYIQKLYQKYGKDKVVVVKKRVEPIFITKKEYVVWEG from the coding sequence ATGGTAAAAACGAAAGTTAAGGAGAAACGAAAGAAGAAGGGGGAAAAAACTTCCCTTCCGGAGTACTACCAGAAGTTCAAGGCCTACGGTCTCCCGCTGATAGTCCTCATACTGGCCTACGTGGGCTTCAGGATAAGGAACGTCACGTCCAACTACAAGACCTTCCTCGACCCGGATACCTTCTTCCACTACGAGATGTATAAGATAGCCATTCACGAGTGGATTCCCAAGTACTTCGCCTACGCAGAGCCCCCAACGGGAATAAAAACGGGCGGCTATCTTGGTCTGTACACAATCCAGGCTATGTTCTACAAAATCGTCTCGGTATTCGGCTACGATCAGCTGGGAGCGTTCAAGCTCTGGCCGCCCTTCGTCGGAGCGATGACCATCATAGGGGTGTATCTCCTCGGACGAAAGCTTCACTCCAACTGGGCGGGCCTCTGGGCGGCAGCGTTCATGATGTTTTCCTACGCCAACTTCAGCAAGACATACTCCGGCAACAACCGTGGTGAAGGGCCGTTCATGATGTTCTTCCTCTACGCGGTGTTCATCCTCATGGTCTACCTCGATGAGAGGGAGTGGAACCTGAAGAAGATACTCTCCGGAGTCCTGTTCCTGCTGCTGAGCGTCCTGTACATGGCGGCGTGGACTGGAAGCCAGTTTGGTCTTGGGATTATGCTGCTCTTCGCGGGTGTCACGACAGTGGTGTTCTTTATTTTCGGTATGATGGACGCCCTGAAGAGATTTGTGAGGGACTTCTATCCAATCTACGGCCTCTCACTCCTCATTGGGCTTGCATTTTCCCGCACGGGCCTTATAGGGATAAGAAGCTTCATAATCTTCTCCATCGAGGGGCTCGTCGCTCTCGGTGTCCTCGCGGGCATAATGCTCTACGGGGAACGGGCCGGTCTCAACTATTCGGATAAGAAGCACAGATTTGGCACTGTTGCGGTTATCGCAGTCCTGGGAGTTCTGGCATTCTACGGCTACTTCGGAAGAGACCTCCTAAAGTTCCTCGGCGGTGCCACCCAGTCAAACCCGCTCTACCAGACGGTCGCAGAGCTTGCAAAAACCGACTGGAACACCATAAAGGCCTACTACAGCATCAAGACCAATGACGCCATAATCTTCATCCTCTCCATAGTGGGGTTCATCATAGTCGCCGCGAGGTTCGTGAGGAAGCTCGCCAAAAACGACCTGACCGGTCACAAGGAGATATTCCTCGTGGCCTACTACGCCGGCTCCCTCTACCTGCTCCTGCTTGCGGTTCGCTTCATGTTCCAGGCTTCGGGAGCAATACTCCTGCTGGCGGGAGTTGCCATAGGTGAGGCCTTCCTCTTTGTTGAAAACATGAAGGAGAGCGTGACGACCAAGGCGCTCTACGCCGTTCTCTTGGTGCTTCTCTTCCTGCCGCTGCCCCTCATCGGTGCCCAGCATATGGAGGACATCGCCAAGAACACCGCCAGAGCTAAGGGCTCCGTTCCCGCGGACTGGATGGACACTCTTAAATGGCTCGGGGAGAACAGCAATCCCCTCGACAGTGCCACTAGCTGGTGGGACTACGGCTACTGGATTGAGTCCAGCCTGCTCAGCCACAGGCGTTCCGCGACGGACGGTGGTCACGCCTACGACAGACGCTACATCGTGGCTGACTTCTTCTCCCACTACGGTGGTGAGAGCGAGCAGGATTTTGAGGCCTGGGAGCTGAACTACCTCATAGTCTGGCAGCAGGACATCTACAAGTTCAACGCCATAAGCTACCTCGGTGGTGCAATAACCTATGGTGAATACCGGAAGAACCCGATGTTCCAGGTCATTCCGGCCCAGTACATACAGTATGCCAACGAGAGTGGAAAGACCGTGGTGTACATAAACACTGGAAAGTACGCCTACCAGCCGGTTTTCACAATAGACCTGGCCAGGGGAATGATTGTGCGTGGGAAGGGGGATATACCCTACGTTCTATATGTCTTCCAGGGCTATGGTATCCTTGCCTATCAGAAGATAGCCTTTAGCAACTTTGTGAGGCTGGCGTTCCAGATACCGTTCTCATTTGAAACAGATGGAGCCCAGAAACTCTTTGCAAACTTTAAACTGGTTCACAACAAGGGCGGCGTTTCGACCTATGAATTCAGACCCTTCGCGGTTTACAGGATAGAGAGATTCAATAACGGAACGTGGGCACCGGTGTACAGTACACTTGGCGGTGGAAAGCTCCCGCTCGGAGATCAGAAGCTGAGGCTGTGGATATCCGCCTTCGGAAGGGACGTCAAGAACGCCACTCTCATCTTCGAGGCGTACAACGGCAGCGTGCTTGTAAAGAGGGAGATACTGGCCGAGGGCATCAACATGAACCACCTCAACGAGACCCCGCTCGATGTAAACCTGACGGTACCCAACGCCACCAGGTATCGCTTCGTGCTGGTTCAGGACGGCCCGGTGGGTGTGCTCAACGGCCCGGTCTACGTCAACGGAAATGATGTCAACCCAATCTACGTCCTCGGCGAAGGACGAAACGGGGAGCTGAAGCTCACCGCCGCGTTCAGGGAGGAGCGTACGGTCGACCTGTACCTCAGGGCGAGCATCGTCTACTACGTCGCACCCAACGGTAAGGACATCTACCAGGAGAAGTTCTACCTCGACCCGCACCAGGACATCATAACGTACGTGCCGGTCAAGAGTGGAATACACGTTGCCGCGGGGGACAACGAGATAACCGCCCAGGCATCAATGCCCGAGGGAGTCTTTGAGGGCTACATCCAGAAGCTCTACCAGAAGTACGGTAAGGACAAGGTTGTCGTGGTCAAGAAGAGGGTGGAGCCAATCTTCATCACAAAGAAGGAGTACGTGGTGTGGGAGGGTTAA